A genomic window from Yarrowia lipolytica chromosome 1D, complete sequence includes:
- a CDS encoding uncharacterized protein (Converted to coding from non-coding YALI0D21340g, similar to uniprot|Q6C9C6 Yarrowia lipolytica YALI0D12276g): MKAKDLLVLAVALTLMGGFISWMSMERFSEASGYARVAQRNLFDRRIKTYILTTSCERRCDHLTRWIPQGTFMLDADTAEVAPRCKTHSQWDYKTVPNIQVGRTPGPAPAKKYRSPENDKVRLMSSRTLTKSSARPSFKTGWFRSRPSTETSMPRRCGTVSREPTSCVCFWRTTLCPSTSPTSISSDWRPRRSRNTLVRSCCGIVPREVMDGGLDVLTEINASVELCTETMLGVWRTILIRPERLRISLWPVERPIVT, translated from the coding sequence ATGAAGGCCAAGGACTTGCTGGTTCTGGCGGTGGCTCTGACGCTGATGGGGGGTTTCATCTCGTGGATGTCGATGGAGCGCTTCAGCGAGGCGTCAGGGTACGCCCGAGTGGCCCAAAGGAACCTCTTCGACCGCCGAATCAAAACATACATTTTGACCACGTCTTGTGAAAGACGATGCGACCATCTGACCAGGTGGATCCCTCAGGGCACTTTTATGTTGGACGCAGACACCGCGGAGGTGGCCCCAAGGTGCAAGACCCACTCTCAATGGGACTACAAAACCGTGCCGAACATACAAGTAGGGCGAACCCCCGGTCCCGCGCCTGCAAAAAAGTACAGGTCTCCTGAGAACGACAAAGTGCGACTCatgagctcaaggacccTGACCAAAAGTTCCGCACGCCCGAGTTTCAAGACTGGATGGTTCAGATCGAGGCCAAGTACAGAAACAAGTATGCCCAGACGCTGCGGAACTGTGTCGAGGGAACCCACGAGCTGTGTATgcttctggaggacgacaTTGTGTCCATCAACAAGCCCGACGTCAATCTCTTCAGACTGGCGGCCCAGACGATCCCGAAATACTCTGGTCCGGAGCTGTTGTGGGATTGTACCAAGAGAGGTAATGGATGGAGGTCTCGACGTATTGACGGAAATAAATGCCAGTGTCGAATTGTGCACAGAGACTATGCTGGGTGTCTGGCGGACTATTTTGATACGTCCGGAGCGCCTGCGGATATCGCTCTGGCCAGTGGAAAGGCCTATTGTAACATGA
- a CDS encoding uncharacterized protein (Compare to YALI0D21318g, similar to Saccharomyces cerevisiae YOR131C; ancestral locus Anc_5.465, similar to uniprot|Q12486 Saccharomyces cerevisiae YOR131c) has product MKLMLKPTAGNRLLKGIVFDMDGTLCEPQTWMFGQMRAALGIDKSVDILDHVHSLPDPEQEEAQMKLRAIETRAMVDMTAQPGLLPLMDYLKKHSVKKTICTRNFPAPVQHLLDAFLSDHVFEPIVTREFKPPKPHPQGILNICKEWGVEPGNVIMVGDSVDDMAAGKSAGATTILLQSDVNGHLNADPRTDLVINRLDEIIGLIEEGIELKQ; this is encoded by the coding sequence ATGAAACTGATGCTGAAACCGACCGCGGGCAACCGGCTGCTCAAGGGCATTGTGTTCGACATGGACGGCACGCTGTGCGAGCCCCAGACGTGGATGTTTGGCCAGATGCGGGCCGCTCTGGGTATCGACAAGTCGGTGGACATTCTGGATCACGTCCACTCGCTGCCCGATcccgagcaggaggaggcgcAGATGAAGCTGCGAGCCATTGAGACCAGAGCCATGGTCGACATGACCGCGCAACCCGGTCTGCTGCCGCTGATGGACTACCTCAAGAAACACTCggtcaagaagaccatTTGCACCCGCAACTTTCCTGCTCCGGTCCAGCATCTTCTGGATGCGTTTCTGAGCGACCACGTGTTCGAGCCCATTGTCACGCGCGAGTTCAAGCCTCCCAAACCCCACCCCCAGGGCATCCTCAACATTTGCAAGGAGTGGGGAGTGGAGCCTGGCAACGTCATTATGGTCGGAGACAGTGTCGACGACATGGCTGCTGGCAAGAGCGCCGGCGCCACGACGATTCTGCTACAGAGCGACGTCAATGGCCATTTGAACGCCGACCCTCGAACCGATCTGGTCATCAACAGACTGGACGAGATTATCGGGTTGATTGAAGAAGGTATTGAGCTGAAACAATAG
- a CDS encoding uncharacterized protein (Compare to YALI0D21362g, similar to Saccharomyces cerevisiae VPS17 (YOR132W); ancestral locus Anc_5.466, similar to uniprot|P32913 Saccharomyces cerevisiae YOR132w VPS17 vacuolar protein sorting-associated protein singleton): MLKSPHHSLKLRFRHVKDAHVTFLVYTSFSLLHHHHICSSVEYLRDRPSGNNSTGQLVDTDRGREAVNNGEFRHSNITQSGRHKRQDCIAYATTRHDTTRDKMASAVPYNPDGFDNPFAESENGHGVLNNHDDDKGNVGGAGEADETSNAVYEEEPADDNKPFVGEDGDDDAHDVGSVSVHGGFGEQGAHDTAESASDQVVSGDNAADSAAVDGAAPAPADGATDADAISATKPADGETKKPVKRFLKIRVMAIEPGKTIIYRLEGTTNFPKYRTSHYRDIRRTHGEFVALFEHLNGANAECFVPAVPALPSGSIGNSNNTHAAEQARKVMQTWLDRVCGDPILCRDDEMRFFVEADFGYSPNVKRRPPATGLKRKAMKQWAPPLDDNAELRDFRPVVKALYNTGSDTVSKYERQCKIERQLALGLAELGHKTIACGDVLNPGAAALRSRDLGPVFAAFGQALVSVSDIAYARAAVQIASFVDPLDLVSQTGYVAKEQLTNRHLLMRELETLQTNAKNKHIAAERIKISGQHNPHKVDEAIALYEEATRAETRLSNRLKRISDALCIGKTKLTKNVEEDLTQAVREVTQRVIECERRTLAVWENIRGDVRAADGARGGLSRLGRKRVGASQAQTRSQGPGGDAWSGDRKVRAEDQDQEVDEGDLDESRVDAKMAASLLGGSTF, translated from the coding sequence ATGCTGAAATCTCCACACCACAGTTTGAAATTAAGGTTTAGACATGTCAAGGATGCGCATGTCACTTTTCTAGTGTACACCTCATTCTCACTcctacaccaccaccacatctGTTCATCAGTTGAGTACTTGAGAGACCGACCGAGCGGAAACAATAGTACAGGGCAGTTAGttgacacagacagaggaagagaagcgGTGAACAACGGCGAATTCAGACACAGCAACATCACACAGAGTGGCAGACACAAGAGACAAGACTGCATCGCATACGCCACGACACGACACGACACGACAAGAGACAAGATGGCTTCTGCAGTGCCCTACAATCCGGACGGGTTTGATAATCCGTTTGCGGAGAGTGAAAACGGACACGGTGTCCTCAACAACCACGACGATGACAAGGGAAATGTTGGCGGGGCTGGCGAGGCGGATGAGACGTCCAATGCGGTTTACGAAGAGGAGCCTGCCGACGACAACAAGCCGTTTGTGGGTGAGGACGGTGATGACGACGCGCATGACGTTGGCAGCGTCAGTGTTCATGGGGGGTTTGGCGAGCAGGGGGCTCACGACACGGCAGAGAGCGCAAGCGACCAAGTCGTCAGTGGCGACAATGCTGCTGACAGTGCTGCTGTCGACGGCGCTGCCCCTGCCCCTGCCGACGGAGCCACCGATGCTGATGCCATCTCCGCCACCAAGCCTGCTGACGGCGAAACGAAAAAGCCGGTCAAGCGGTTCCTCAAGATCCGAGTCATGGCAATAGAGCCCGGCAAAACCATCATCTATCGCCTTGAAGGCACCACCAACTTCCCCAAGTACCGCACCTCGCACTATCGAGACATCCGGCGCACCCACGGCGAGTTCGTCGCGCTGTTTGAGCATCTCAACGGCGCCAACGCAGAGTGCTTTGTGCCTGCTGTCCCCGCGCTACCTTCCGGATCTATCGGCAACTCTAACAACACCCATGCCGCCGAACAGGCCCGCAAGGTGATGCAGACTTGGCTGGATCGGGTCTGTGGCGACCCCATCTTGTGTCGCGACGACGAAATGCGCTTTTTCGTGGAGGCCGACTTTGGTTACAGCCCCAACGTAAAGCGACGACCCCCCGCCACCGGTCTCAAGCGAAAGGCCATGAAGCAGTGGGCTCCCCCCTTAGACGACAATGCTGAGCTCCGTGACTTCCGACCGGTGGTCAAGGCTCTCTACAATACTGGATCCGATACAGTGTCCAAGTACGAACGCCAATGCAAGATTGAGCGGCAACTTGCCCTCGGTCTGGCCGAGCTAGGCCACAAGACCATTGCCTGTGGCGACGTACTGAACCCCGGCGCAGCAGCTCTGCGGTCCCGTGATCTGGGCCCTGTCTTTGCCGCATTCGGCCAGGCacttgtgtctgtgtctgacATTGCTTACGCGCGAGCTGCTGTCCAGATTGCATCGTTTGTGGATCCCCTCGATCTAGTGTCCCAGACCGGCTacgtggccaaggagcagctgACCAACCGGCACTTGCTGATGCGGGAGTTAGAGACTCTGCAAACCAAtgccaagaacaagcaTATTGCCGCTGAGCGCATCAAAATCTCCGGCCAGCACAACCCCCACAAGGTCGATGAGGCCATTGCTCTGTACGAGGAGGCTACGCGGGCCGAGACTCGGCTCTCGAACCGTCTCAAGCGCATTTCCGACGCCTTGTGTATCGGCAAGACCAAGCTGACCAAGAACGTCGAGGAGGATCTCACCCAGGCCGTGCGGGAAGTGACCCAGCGGGTCATTGAGTGCGAGCGAAGGACGCTTGCTGTGTGGGAAAACATCCGAGGCGATGTCCGGGCTGCCGACGGAGCTCGGGGCGGTCTTTCTCGTCTTGGCAGAAAGCGGGTGGGTGCTTCTCAGGCCCAGACCCGGTCCCAGGGCCCTGGAGGCGATGCTTGGTCGGGAGACCGAAAGGTGCGAGCCGAGGATCAGGACCAGGAGGTAGATGAGGGCGATCTGGACGAGAGCAGGGTGGATGCCAAGATGGCAGCATCGTTGCTTGGTGGAAGCACCTTTTAG
- a CDS encoding uncharacterized protein (Compare to YALI0D21384g, similar to Saccharomyces cerevisiae DNL4 (YOR005C); ancestral locus Anc_6.18, weakly similar to uniprot|Q08387 Saccharomyces cerevisiae YOR005c DNL4 DNA ligase IV): MSSERRPELEETAVDPATGSAASRKFSIVQDAVETTIVAPTNHGPSPRFSTLVRNLFEPLVNLSAVVAALRKKPTEAKAHIASQFIKGWVEEVGKDIYPAFRLILPDKDRERAVYGLKEKALGRLWVKVLNLAKDSPDAKALSEWKQGGNESAGNFSKRCYEVLSKRTSLTDYGHMTVDEVNERLDLLADGETDQARQIEILTYFYKHMNATELKWLVNIILRQMKMNATEKVFFEPWHPDAESLFNVTASLKRVCWELTDPTKRLTSAEAQVSLFACFMPQIAAFPKYSGQDIAGKHFKGRPFYIEEKIDGERMQMHMSEYGNKFHWWSRRSKDFTETYGNSLDDASGSLTKRLRGIINPKVRNCVLDGEMVAYDPATKKIIPFGTLRTANRNEQNDLNLTKPMFMVFDILLLNDKPLVDYTLAERKRTLRTIFARTDNETVGQEGVLEVLPYTEATTAAEIETCMRKIIAESSEGLVIKDPTSVYRVNTRDDSWLKMKPEYMSEFGEKLDVVIIGGYYGSGKRGSILSSYLCGLRADGSDQFWSFFKVGGGLTAGDYQAIRTKTEGKWKRWDKNDKPKNVLLAGPNGDLERPDVWIEPSDSVVVEVKAASVVASDQYKVGLCLRFPRFRALRLDKTWEDGLTISQFAELRQTAEMEAENKELELEDRKRRNAGPGRGAKRLKLANVSSDEDELGTDERPTSVFKATSFAVLSDMSSPRYMSKAAVENLIKKHGGTVFQTVEGPHTIPVADTRTIKVQALTKRVHGVDVIRPNWLLDCINEEKLVALEPRNLLESSAETLALAKTNVDEFGDSYTRPLTYKEMQEVLRFMDQFDLDQTNPPDLMMEVLETNDGAVPKGMLFYGKKVYMSTSNMDTVALETQFRAYDALRCLQFGGANLVTDMKDLVVAVAKTEEEAKELRRVSSEQVFPFRVVSIKWVEESWKNGTVEIEDDYPL, translated from the coding sequence ATGTCGAGCGAGCGGCGACCCGAGCTGGAAGAAACTGCCGTTGACCCGGCAACGGGCTCTGCGGCGTCTCGAAAGTTTTCCATTGTCCAGGACGCGGTGGAAACGACAATTGTGGCACCGACCAACCATGGGCCCTCTCCTCGGTTTTCCACTCTCGTCCGCAACCTGTTCGAGCCGCTGGTCAATCTCTCGGCCGTGGTTGCAGCTCTGCGCAAGAAACCGaccgaggccaaggctcaCATTGCCTCTCAGTTCATCAAGGGGTGGGTAGAGGAGGTTGGCAAGGACATTTATCCTGCCTTCCGTCTCATCTTACCGGACAAAGACCGAGAACGGGCCGTGTACGGGCTCAAGGAAAAGGCGCTGGGCCGTCTGTGGGTCAAGGTGCTCAATTTGGCCAAAGATTCGCCCGATGCCAAGGCGTTGAGTGAATGGAAACAAGGAGGCAACGAAAGCGCCGGCAACTTCTCCAAACGGTGCTACGAAGTGCTGAGCAAGCGAACCAGTCTTACCGACTACGGCCATATGACCGTGGACGAGGTCAATGAGCGACTGGATCTTTTGGCCGACGGAGAAACGGACCAGGCCAGGCAGATTGAGATTCTAACCTACTTCTACAAGCACATGAACGCCACGGAGCTCAAATGGCTGGTGAATATCATTTTGCGgcagatgaagatgaacgCGACGGAAAAGGTGTTTTTTGAGCCCTGGCATCCCGATGCCGAGTCTTTGTTCAACGTCACTGCCAGTTTGAAACGCGTCTGCTGGGAATTGACAGATCCTACTAAACGGCTGACTTCCGCAGAGGCCCAAGTGTCGTTATTCGCCTGTTTCATGCCGCAAATCGCCGCGTTTCCGAAATACTCGGGCCAGGACATTGCCGGAAAACACTTCAAGGGCAGACCGTTCTACATTGAAGAAAAGATTGACGGAGAGAGAATGCAGATGCACATGAGCGAATATGGCAACAAGTTCCACTGGTGGAGCAGACGGTCCAAGGACTTCACCGAGACGTATGGAAACTCTCTGGATGACGCTTCTGGCTCTCTGACCAAACGTCTTAGAGGTATCATCAACCCCAAGGTCAGAAACTGTGTGCTGGACGGCGAAATGGTGGCTTATGATCctgccaccaagaagattATCCCGTTTGGAACTCTGAGAACGGCCAACCGAAACGAACAGAACGACCTGAACCTCACTAAACCCATGTTCATGGTATTTGACATTCTTTTACTCAACGATAAGCCTCTGGTGGACTACACTCTAGCTGAGCGCAAGAGAACACTTCGGACCATCTTTGCAAGGACTGATAACGAGACTGTGGGTCAGGAAGGAGTTCTGGAAGTGTTACCCTacaccgaggccaccaCCGCTGCTGAAATCGAGACTTGCATGCGAAAGATCATTGCAGAGTCGTCCGAAGGACTGGTCATCAAAGACCCTACTTCTGTCTACAGGGTGAACACTCGAGACGATTCGTGGCTGAAAATGAAACCTGAGTACATGTCTGAATTCGGCGAGAAGCTCGATGTTGTCATTATTGGAGGCTACTATGGTTCAGGAAAACGAGGCAGTATTCTTTCCTCGTATCTTTGCGGTCTTCGGGCTGATGGATCGGACCAGTTTTGGTCCTTTTTCAAAGTGGGGGGTGGCCTGACTGCGGGTGACTACCAGGCTATTCGCACCAAGACCGAGGGCAAATGGAAACGATGggacaagaacgacaagCCCAAAAACGTGCTTCTGGCGGGCCCCAATGGCGACCTAGAACGTCCAGATGTCTGGATCGAGCCGTCGGACAGTGTGGTGGTCGAGGTCAAGGCTGCTTCAGTAGTTGCTAGTGACCAGTACAAGGTCGGGTTGTGTCTGCGGTTTCCTAGATTCCGAGCCCTGCGACTGGATAAGACATGGGAAGACGGACTGACCATTTCTCAGTTTGCGGAGCTCAGACAAACAGCTGAAATGGAGGCTGAAAACAAGGagttggagctggaggacaGAAAGAGACGCAATGCAGGTCCCGGAAGAGGGGCCAAACGGCTGAAACTGGCAAACGTGTCTTCTGACGAAGACGAGCTGGGTACTGATGAAAGGCCGACGTCTGTTTTCAAAGCCACGTCTTTTGCTGTGCTCTCAGacatgtcttctcctcggtaCATGTCTAAAGCCGCGGTGGAAaatctcatcaagaagcACGGAGGTACTGTGTTTCAGACGGTCGAAGGACCACACACGATTCCCGTTGCAGACACCCGAACTATCAAGGTCCAGGCTCTGACTAAACGGGTCCATGGTGTGGATGTGATTCGACCCAACTGGCTGTTGGATTGCATCAACGAGGAGAAACTAGTGGCTCTGGAGCCGCGAAATCTGCTGGAGTCGAGTGCCGAAACACTTGCACTTGCCAAGACAAATGTCGACGAGTTTGGAGACAGTTACACCCGCCCTCTGACCTACAAAGAGATGCAGGAGGTGTTGCGGTTCATGGACCAGTTTGATCTGGATCAAACAAACCCCCCTgacttgatgatggaggtTCTGGAAACCAATGATGGAGCCGTGCCCAAGGGAATGCTCTTCTATGGCAAAAAGGTGTACATGTCGACTTCCAATATGGACACTGTTGCTCTGGAGACCCAGTTCAGAGCCTACGACGCCTTGAGATGCCTGCAATTTGGAGGAGCCAATCTCGTGACCGACATGAAAGACCTGGTGGTGGCGGTTGCCAAAACGGAAGAGGAGGCTAAAGAGCTGAGAAGGGTGTCCTCGGAACAGGTGTTTCCGTTCAGAGTGGTGTCCATCAAGTGGGTCGAGGAGAGCTGGAAGAACGGAACggtggagattgaggacgATTACCCTCTATAA
- a CDS encoding uncharacterized protein (Compare to YALI0D21406g, some similarities with uniprot|Q8LIQ8 Oryza sativa OJ1370_E02.2 protein (OJ1354_H07.12 protein)), which yields MQNSLSCALCRSKMPLTLEDIRKVYERIYFDVGETKRLHLFLDLKLTSYLYHAVALEDTKTEELIDYPDARLSEQEQLVEYHECEGDALLVKFPTENRFLTQENEKELNSENISDAVFECLKTRLRKREPQLTAAAKIRRGGDFDFHIISKEGTAIGVHSVVLSAVWPFFKALMDSNMQETANRRLLLSYPHEWVEALVSYLYEEEQQMGFELASGVLVLSSVYDLPELTAMARTRVLKEPLDTVKSLLGWRNAYEARCEEVQLHMARFLAGHRHELHSSGALEELSLEEVDQLEEDLRVEEETLRA from the coding sequence ATGCAAAACTCACTCAGTTGCGCTCTTTGTCGTTCCAAAATGCCTCTGACCTTGGAAGATATCCGCAAGGTCTACGAGAGAATATATTTCGATGTTGGCGAAACCAAAAGACTGCACTTATTTCTCGACCTCAAGCTCACCAGTTATTTGTACCATGCGGTGGCCCTGGAAGATACCAAGACGGAGGAGCTGATTGACTACCCCGACGCTCGGTTGAGcgagcaggagcagctggtggagtaCCATGAGTGCGAGGGAGATGCATTGTTGGTCAAGTTTCCCACCGAGAACCGATTTCTGACCCAAGAGAACGAAAAGGAGCTCAACAGTGAGAATATCTCCGACGCTGTGTTTGAGTGTCTGAAGACAAGGCTTCGGAAGCGAGAACCGCAACTGACGGCGGCTGCCAAGATCAGACGGGGTGGCGACTTCGATTTCCACATCATTTCAAAAGAGGGAACAGCAATAGGAGTGCATTCTGTGGTTCTATCTGCTGTCTGGCCCTTCTTCAAGGCTCTGATGGATTCAAACATGCAGGAGACGGCCAACAGAAGACTGCTGTTATCCTATCCGCACGAATGGGTGGAAGCATTGgtctcgtacttgtacgaggAAGAGCAGCAAATGGGTTTCGAGCTGGCCTCGGGCGTTTTGGTGCTGTCAAGTGTCTACGATCTTCCCGAGTTGACCGCCATGGCCAGAACGCgggtgctcaaggagccTCTGGACACTGTCAAGAGTCTGCTAGGATGGAGAAATGCATACGAGGCCCGCTGTGAAGAGGTGCAATTGCATATGGCGCGGTTTTTGGCCGGTCACAGACACGAACTACACAGCAGCGGGGctttggaggagctgtctctggaggaagTTGAtcagctggaggaggatttgagggtggaagaggagacATTGAGGGCTTAA